The window CGCAACACGTGGATGCGAATCGTAACCAATTTTAGAGTAGCGCAAGAGAGAACTTGGGCCTATCATAAATACACCTGCAACATTTTCTTTGGCGATGCGCGTGCCTTCAATGAGATCGTGCTTCTCCGGGAGCCTAAACGCACGTTTAATGCTGAGAAGGAATTGTGGTAGCGCTGCATTCTTTCTCCATACTCATGTAGACACAATTGAGTGGCAGAATTAGCTGATAGTCCTCAAAAATCGCACCCCTCTTATCCCCAAAAAGACGGCCATAAAGCGAGAAACCGTGGCTCCCGTCTTGTCCGCCCCTCATTCATGGCCCGTCGTGCCTGTATCCATAGAAGCTTGTCGGGACTTCGTAGGGGAAAGTCATCCCCGTTGGCCAGGGGGAGTCGCTGAGCGTCAGGAGCCAACCGAACAAATACGGCTGAGCGACGACAGACTCGACACCGCGGTATTCGCCATGCACCATCGTGTATGTGAGTGACTTTTCGGCGTTTTCCGGTGATGGGTCGAAGCCTGAAAAGGCGGCGAACGGCGGTGACGGCAGCTAGCTTAAACGCAAGACGGAATCACCGGTCAGTTCGTATTCGAAATCCACCTTGGCGTAAATGGTCTGGCCGTAGTCGTAGAGCGCTTTGCCGCGCCCGTCCGAATTGAAGGTGAGGAAGCGCATACTCGAGTAATTGTGTGGCGTTGAGACCCAGGCGCGCGTGCCGGTCAAAACAGCCAAGTCAGTTTGGTCGCTCGTATCGAAGTCCTGCAACGCTCAACCCCCTTCGACTCAGGGATGCTCTCTTATATCCGCGTGAAACGATGTCCGGCCATTCATGATTTCGCCTCACGCACCTTGCAAGCGGCTAACGGGCCCGCCGGGCGGCTTCCACCGTGTTTTTCATGAGCATGGCGATGGTCATGGGGCCCACGCCACCCGGGACGGGGGTAATCGCTTTCGCTTTCTTGCTGACGGCCTTGAAGTCCACATCGCCCACGAGGCGGTTGCCCGATTTCTTCGTGGCGTCCGCGATGCGGTTGATGCCCACGTCGATAACCACCACACCGTCTTTCACCATGCGCGCCTTCACGAACTCGGGAATGCCGATGGCCGCGACGAGGATGTCGGCCTGCTTTGTGATCGCGGCCAGGTTCTTCGTGCGCGAATGACACACCGTCACCGTGGCGTTGCCGCCGGGACCCTTTTGCATGAGCATGGCCGCCACGGGCTTGCCCACGATGTTCGAACGGCCCAGGACCACCACATGCTTGCCCGCCGGGTCATAGCCATGGCGCAGGAGCATCTCGATGCAACCCGCAGGCGTGCAGGGTGCAAAGGCGGGCTCGCCATTAAGCAGGCGTCCCACGTTTACCGGGTGAAAGCCATCCACATCCTTGTCCGGGTCGATGGCGTTGAGCACCTTCTGCTCGTCGATGTGCTTCGGCAGGGGCATCTGCACCAGAATGCCGTTCACCTTCGGATCCGCGTTCAGCTTCGCGATCAGGTTGAGCAGCTTCTTCTCCGTGCACGTGGCGGGCAGGTCATGGGAATAAGAATTGATACCCAGCTCCACGCACGAGCGGCGCTTGCTGCCCACATACACCTGACTTGCGGGATCCTCACCCACCAGCACCACGGCCAGGCCTGGTTTCTTCCCCGCTTTCGCCAGCGCGGCCACCTCGGCTTTCAGTTCCTCGCGGATGGTGGCGGAGAGCTCCGTGCCGGAGATGATTTTTGCGGTGCGTTTCTTGGCCATGAGGCGGAGATCCTTACGAGTGATTTGACGTGAATAAATGCGCGCGCCAGCGGTATGTTTCTCATGGGACGACTGATATAGGCGCACTCGAAACAGCCATTTTAGCGCTTGTTCGGGATCGGAGTAAAACCAACAGGGACATCAGCGACAACAGGTACAACAGAACCTGAAGTCGCTTTGGTTCCTGCTGTCCCTGGAATAGAGACGAACATGTTGTAGAATACCGTACTTGATCGACTTGCGCCCGTATCAGTATGGTGGAGCGGCATTGCTGGGGATCCGATTGAATTGCACCGTGCGGCGGCTGTTCATCGCCGAGGGAGGTACGCATGCCACGTTTTCGCTATCGCGCCCATGACGCCGGGGGCAGGCCCGTTGAGGAAGAGGTTGAGGCTCTATCGATCTTTGACTTGACCCAGAGCTTAAAGGGCCAGGGGTTAAGCGTAAGTTCGGTTGTGCCGCTGCAGCAACCTCTGCCGCGCTTTACTGGTAGGAGAAGGCTCCGCTGGGAAGAGTTGCGCTTGTTCACCGAGCAATTGGGCTCCATTGCGAAAAGCGGCTTCCCGCTGGTTCCTTCCCTGGCTTCGATGGCGCGAGATCTCGATCAGCCGGCCCTTCGCGACGCGACCGACAAGCTGCGCGAAGATTTGGAGCGCGGCACTTCGCTGGAGGCCGCTTTTCGGGCTCAGGAGGACCGATTTCCTCCAATTTTCAGCGCCATGGCGCGCGCAGGAGAATTGACCGGCGATCTCACGGGCGTGCTGGCGATGATGTCGGCTTATGCGACACGAATGGCCACCGTCACCCATCGCGTAAAGATGGCCATGGCCTATCCGCTTCTGCTTTCGATTACGGCAATCTCGATCGTAATGTATCAGCTACTTCATATCGTGCCAGTGTTTGGTGATATTTTTGGGGAGTTGGGCGCCAAGCTGCCCGCGCCTACGCTATTTCTGTTGAAGGTGTCGGAGATCCTGCGCGGGCATTGGCCGACCCTGGTCGCGCTCGCTCCCGTTATAGGGCTGGGTGCCGTTGCTGGCTACGTGGGCATGCGCAGAAATCGTGTCGGTCGGCGTTGGCTGGATACGGCCCTCCTCTTTACGCCCGGTATTGGCGTGGCCTATCATGGGGTCGTCCAGGCCCGATTTTGCCAGACCCTTTCGCTCCTGCTGGGCGCGCACGTGCCTGTTCTTGATGCGGTCACGCTCGCCGGGGGTGCCTCCGGCAGTGCTACACTCGAGCACAGAATGAACGGAGTGGCCGAAGAAATTGCGTACGGCGCGCAGTTGAGCGATGCCCTGCGAAAGACGAGTTTCTTCGCGCCAAGTTTTCACTGGCTACTGGGCGCAGCGGAGGAGCGCGGCCAGGTGGTGGAGGCGCTGGACAATCTCTCCGAATCCGCGGAGCGAAACGTGCGCGCGCGGGAGCAGATGCTGGGTTCGGTCATCACGCCGGCACTGGTGGTGGTGATCGGCGGCATTGTGGGGTTCATCGCGGTCTCCATGTATCTCCCCATCTTTACACTGGGCGATCAACTGGGGGCGAAGTGATGGAGGCTATTCCGTGGTGGCGACGCCCCGCGATTCAGAAGCCCGGTCGTCCGGTGGGGCCGCCGCCTTTGCCAATGGGCCGGCGCTTTCCCCCCGCAGTCGAGTCAAAGGCGGCCGATCCCAGGTGGCAGGGGCCGTATTATCTTCGGGCCAATCGGTGGCACGAAGATTTGCTGCTGGTGCTGGAACAGATCCGGCTCGGCGTCAAGGCCAATGTCCCGCTTGGGTCATCCCTCGCCGCCGCTGCGGAGGACTTCCTCTATCTCGAGCGGGGCTGGACGCCTCAGCGCGTGGCGCGGCTCTCGAAGGTTGCCGGTATTTCTCTGCTGCTGCTGTTGTCCCTGCTCGGCGCGTTGGGGGCCCTCGCAACGGTGGGCCCCGAAGCCATTCGCGGCCTGATTCGACCCATTGTCATTGCTTTCTGGCTTTACTTCGCGGCTGTGAAACGTCACTACAAGCCCATGGGCGTGCTGGTCTCCCTCCAGCGGTCCATAAACCAAGGTTGTTCGCTATCCGAGGCGATGGGCAAGTTGCCGCGCTTTTTTCCCGCCGAGTTGGTATCCCAGGTCGCCATGGCGGAGCGGACGGGCAACCTCGAAGTGATCCTGGATAATTTTTCCACCGAAACCGTCAAGAAATGGACCGCACAGCGAGATTTTTCCCGTGTCTTGAATTATGTCTGGATCGGACTCAGTATACAGGCGGGCGTGATCGCGTTTCTTGCCGTTAAGGTATTTTCCGTCTTCGAGGAGATCCTGATGGAGCTCCACGTTCCACTGGGCAGTGCGCACACGGTTCCCGGGCTTCCTGTTCCCCTGCCCTCTATCGAGGATATTTTCGCCATCGCAAATTTCTTCAGCGTACACCGCTATCATGTAGCGATGATCTGCTGGCTCGCGGGGCTCTGGCTTGTCCTGCGTCCCTGGCGCCGGCGACGCGTCTGGTCCAGCCGAGTGGAGTCCACATTCTTGCTTTCCATTCCCGGACTGCGCGGTATGGTGGCGCGGCAGAATCTGGCCTCTATCGCATTTCAACTGAATCAGTATCTGCTCGCGGGTGTCCCTCTGGAGCATGCTCTGGACGTTGTTTCGCGGGGGGGACTTCACCCATTGTATGCTCGTTGGGTCGCGCAGGTTAGGAAGCGCATACTTAATGGTTCCACGCTCCGCGAAGCATGCTCCCACGACGCAAGGGCGGTTCCGGTGCCGGGGTCATTTATCGCGATGGTCGCCATGGGAGAGACGCACGGGCGGCTGGAGGAAACACTCGCTTATCTCGCGGAGCAGTATCAGGCCGGGGTAGAGCGCCGCAAGAAATTCTTGCGGAGTTGCGTGCTGCCGATGGGCGTGTTCCTGATGGGCTATATCGTCCTCGGTCTGGAGACCGCCCTTTTTCAGGCGATGGTCGATATGGCCGACGCGATAATGCCATGAGGGGGTTTGGCACACAGAGAAATTCAATGATCGCTTTCCCCCCAAACCGTCATATCCTCTACAGCCCCGTTCGGGCGAGAGGGAACCAACCATGACCATGTACAAATACCGGGCCTTGGACCCGGAAGGGAATCCGGTGGAGGATTCCATGGAGGCGGTGTCGGCCCATGCGGTGACGCAGAAGCTTCAAGAGCGGGGGCTGACGGTCAGTTCCGTGGTGGAGGCCTACCCCGACCGGCGGCTTCTGCGCGTGTCCGGCAAGCTCACGTGGGAGGATTTGCAGCTCCTTTCCGAGCAGTTGGAGTCCATCGTGAAGAGCGGGATGCCCCTGGTGCCGTCGCTGAAGGCGCTGGCGTCGGAATTGCGCAATCCGCGGCTCAAGCCGGTGCTGGAGCGACTCCATCAGGATTTGGAGCGGGGTGTATCGCTGGAAGATGCGGTGGACAAACAGCACGAGTACTTCCCCCGCGTGTATCCGGCGCTCATCCGCGCGGGCGAGGCCACGGGTAATCTGGCGGGCGTTATGGGGCTGGTGAGCCAACACGCCACGCGTATGGCCGATATGAAACAGCGCCTGCAGACGGCCCTCATCTACCCGATCATTCTGTCGGTCACTGCCCTGTTCATCATTAGTTTCCTGATGCTGAAGGTGGTCCCGGTGTTTAAGGAGATTTTTCAGGAGTTCGGCGGTCGGCTTCCGGGGCCCACCCGCCTCATGCTGGAGATCAGCGACCTGTTTCAGCACTCCTTCGGCAATCTCCTGATGACACTGGCGATTCTGGCCGGGCTCGGTCTTGGGCTGTTGGTCTGGTTGCGCAGTTCCGTGGCGGGCCGCTGTCGACTGGATACCCTCAAGCTTTATTTGCCCTGGATTGGCCCGACCTACCATCTCGGTGTGCAGGCGCGCTTCTGCCGCCTCATGGCACTGCTGCTGGAGTCCCGCGTGCCTGTGCTGGACGCCATGGAGCTCTCCGGCGCGGCCTCGGGCAGCCCGGTGCTGGAGCGCGCCCTGGAAGATGCCGTGCTGGAGGTGGCCAGTGGCGAGCGCCTGGCGGATGCCCTGGAGCACACGCGCTTCTTTGGCCACGACACCTGCTGGCTCCTATCCACGAGCGAGGAGCGGGGCACGACCGAGGAGGCCTTCTCCAGCCTCGCCAGCCGATTCGAGCACCAGGCGGTGGCTCATGAGAATTTCCTCGGCGTCATGGCGGCGCCTGTGTTCGTGCTGGCCATCGGATTCGTGGTGGCCTTTGTGGCGTTTTCTCTCTACCTGCCGATCTTTACGCTCGGCGATCAGATAGGCGGCTGAGCCATGCGTTGGAAAGAGCTGCTCAATCTGGATCTTGGCGCGCTGCTCATGCGGCGTCCTCCCGTGCCCGCGCCCGACGGAAAACCGGTCTACTGGTGGTCGTGGTTCCGGCGCCGGGCAGGCTCGTCGGCGTCCCCGGCGGTGTCCCTGCGTCCTCCGGTAAGTTCGCAAGTTCCGGCGGGACTCCAGCGACGGGCCCAGGATCCCACCTGGCGCGGCCCGGTTTACTGGAACGCCCGCGGCTGGCGGCGCGATGTTATTCTGGTGGCCGAGCACCTCCGCAGCCTTATCGCCTGCAATGCGCCGCTGGCCCCCGGGCTTGCTGCGGGTGCCCAGGAAGATATGCGGGCCCGCACCTCCTGGACGCCCCAGCGTGCATCCCTTCTGGCACGTGTGGCCGTGGCGATCGTTCTTGTGCTTGCCCTCGGGTTTAACATCTCGCTTTCGGATCAAGGATTGGACACCCCCTTTGTGGGGCTCCAGGCGGTGGCCCTGGTGCTGACAATGATGTGGATCGTGAAAGTCATGATCACCGAACGCCATGGACGCACGGGTATTTTCCTCGCGCTGGAGCACCGCATCGCGTGTGGTTCGGGCCTTTCCGAGGCCATGGGGAGTCTGCCCCGCTTCTTTCCGCGCCACCTGGTGGATCTCGTCGAGGCGGGCGAAGCCACCGGCAATCTCGACTCCGCCTTTGCTCAGTTCAACGACACCATGCTTCGCTCCCTCGGTGCGCAGCGGCAGCTTCGCGCCATATTCCTCTACCTCTCTTTAGTTTTCGGGGCGCAGGTTCTAATCACCAGTTTCTTGCTGATCAAGGTTATCCCGGTCTTCGTGGAGATGCGGCAGGAAGCTGCGGCCGATGCCGGCGTGGCCTTCGTGTCGCACCCGCTGGCCAGCGGCATTGCGCCACTCGTGGGCGGTCTGCTGCCGGGCCTCGAATTTTTCGTCGCAGCCTCCAATCGAATATTCTCCGCGGCGCCCTTCATTGGCGCGATTCTCCTGTTTCTCGTGGTCTGGGCCATGCTGCGGCGCTATCGCCTGCGGCGGAGCTGGTCGGCCCGACGCTTCAGCTCTGTGTTGACGCTACTTCCCTGGTTCCGCAGCCTCCTGGTCCGCCACAACCTCGGCCAAATTGCCCTCATGCTTCAGGGCCTGCTCCGGGCCGGCGTGCCGCTGGACCGCGCGCTGGCCATTGCCCTGGGGAGCGATGTCCACCCGGCCTATCGTCGCTGGCTGGGGCAGCTCCGCGAACGCGTCTGCCAGGGGGAGTCGTTGAAAGAGGCCCTTCGGCGGACGGCATCGCGCCGCCTCGTTCCGGATTCTTTCACCGGGCTGGTGGAGGCCGGGGAGCGCTCGGGGCAACTGCCCGAGACCCTGGCGCATATCGCCGAGCTATACCGGCGCGATACGGAGAAGCGACTCGCCATATTGCAGGCCATTGTCCTGCCTTCGGGGGTCCTGGTGCTGGGCTACCTCGTCATGGCAACCCAGGTGGCCGTTTTTCGGGTTCTGGTGGACCTGTCGGAGATGATCAATGCATAAACCCTCAAGCGCGCGAGCGCGCAACGGCGGCTTCAGCCTGCTGGAGCTTACCTGCGCCCTCTTCGTGGTCACAGTGGCGGGCTTTGGCTCCATCCAGCTCTACTCCATCGGCATGAGCAAGATTGTCATGATGCGGGAATACGATGTGGCCACGGTGACATTACGCAATGAAGTCGAGCGGCTGAGGGCGCTGCCCTTCGCGTCCATCGCCGATGGCATGGCGGGTTCTCCGCCGTCGGCCGCCCTGGAAACGCTCCACGAACCTGTTCTGGCCATCAAGGCTTTCGAACGCGCGCCGGGCTTGCGGGAAGTGGCCGTGACGCTCACCTGGGAAAGCCGGGGCGGGCGCAGTATCACGCGGGAATTGACGACGCTGATCGCCGACAAAGGCGAGGAGGGCCAGCCATGAATAGCTTTTTCACGCGTAACGAAAGAATGTGGCACAGCCGTCCCGGCTGTGTTTCTAGAGGCGTGC of the Candidatus Hydrogenedentota bacterium genome contains:
- the folD gene encoding bifunctional methylenetetrahydrofolate dehydrogenase/methenyltetrahydrofolate cyclohydrolase FolD, which encodes MAKKRTAKIISGTELSATIREELKAEVAALAKAGKKPGLAVVLVGEDPASQVYVGSKRRSCVELGINSYSHDLPATCTEKKLLNLIAKLNADPKVNGILVQMPLPKHIDEQKVLNAIDPDKDVDGFHPVNVGRLLNGEPAFAPCTPAGCIEMLLRHGYDPAGKHVVVLGRSNIVGKPVAAMLMQKGPGGNATVTVCHSRTKNLAAITKQADILVAAIGIPEFVKARMVKDGVVVIDVGINRIADATKKSGNRLVGDVDFKAVSKKAKAITPVPGGVGPMTIAMLMKNTVEAARRAR
- a CDS encoding type II secretion system F family protein, with translation MPRFRYRAHDAGGRPVEEEVEALSIFDLTQSLKGQGLSVSSVVPLQQPLPRFTGRRRLRWEELRLFTEQLGSIAKSGFPLVPSLASMARDLDQPALRDATDKLREDLERGTSLEAAFRAQEDRFPPIFSAMARAGELTGDLTGVLAMMSAYATRMATVTHRVKMAMAYPLLLSITAISIVMYQLLHIVPVFGDIFGELGAKLPAPTLFLLKVSEILRGHWPTLVALAPVIGLGAVAGYVGMRRNRVGRRWLDTALLFTPGIGVAYHGVVQARFCQTLSLLLGAHVPVLDAVTLAGGASGSATLEHRMNGVAEEIAYGAQLSDALRKTSFFAPSFHWLLGAAEERGQVVEALDNLSESAERNVRAREQMLGSVITPALVVVIGGIVGFIAVSMYLPIFTLGDQLGAK
- a CDS encoding type II secretion system F family protein is translated as MLEQIRLGVKANVPLGSSLAAAAEDFLYLERGWTPQRVARLSKVAGISLLLLLSLLGALGALATVGPEAIRGLIRPIVIAFWLYFAAVKRHYKPMGVLVSLQRSINQGCSLSEAMGKLPRFFPAELVSQVAMAERTGNLEVILDNFSTETVKKWTAQRDFSRVLNYVWIGLSIQAGVIAFLAVKVFSVFEEILMELHVPLGSAHTVPGLPVPLPSIEDIFAIANFFSVHRYHVAMICWLAGLWLVLRPWRRRRVWSSRVESTFLLSIPGLRGMVARQNLASIAFQLNQYLLAGVPLEHALDVVSRGGLHPLYARWVAQVRKRILNGSTLREACSHDARAVPVPGSFIAMVAMGETHGRLEETLAYLAEQYQAGVERRKKFLRSCVLPMGVFLMGYIVLGLETALFQAMVDMADAIMP
- a CDS encoding type II secretion system F family protein; the protein is MTMYKYRALDPEGNPVEDSMEAVSAHAVTQKLQERGLTVSSVVEAYPDRRLLRVSGKLTWEDLQLLSEQLESIVKSGMPLVPSLKALASELRNPRLKPVLERLHQDLERGVSLEDAVDKQHEYFPRVYPALIRAGEATGNLAGVMGLVSQHATRMADMKQRLQTALIYPIILSVTALFIISFLMLKVVPVFKEIFQEFGGRLPGPTRLMLEISDLFQHSFGNLLMTLAILAGLGLGLLVWLRSSVAGRCRLDTLKLYLPWIGPTYHLGVQARFCRLMALLLESRVPVLDAMELSGAASGSPVLERALEDAVLEVASGERLADALEHTRFFGHDTCWLLSTSEERGTTEEAFSSLASRFEHQAVAHENFLGVMAAPVFVLAIGFVVAFVAFSLYLPIFTLGDQIGG
- a CDS encoding type II secretion system F family protein yields the protein MRWKELLNLDLGALLMRRPPVPAPDGKPVYWWSWFRRRAGSSASPAVSLRPPVSSQVPAGLQRRAQDPTWRGPVYWNARGWRRDVILVAEHLRSLIACNAPLAPGLAAGAQEDMRARTSWTPQRASLLARVAVAIVLVLALGFNISLSDQGLDTPFVGLQAVALVLTMMWIVKVMITERHGRTGIFLALEHRIACGSGLSEAMGSLPRFFPRHLVDLVEAGEATGNLDSAFAQFNDTMLRSLGAQRQLRAIFLYLSLVFGAQVLITSFLLIKVIPVFVEMRQEAAADAGVAFVSHPLASGIAPLVGGLLPGLEFFVAASNRIFSAAPFIGAILLFLVVWAMLRRYRLRRSWSARRFSSVLTLLPWFRSLLVRHNLGQIALMLQGLLRAGVPLDRALAIALGSDVHPAYRRWLGQLRERVCQGESLKEALRRTASRRLVPDSFTGLVEAGERSGQLPETLAHIAELYRRDTEKRLAILQAIVLPSGVLVLGYLVMATQVAVFRVLVDLSEMINA